From the Ferrigenium kumadai genome, one window contains:
- the ccoG gene encoding cytochrome c oxidase accessory protein CcoG: protein MDKEVEQKEVGTVTSIYQEFEHWDVNKGDKTIHAKRMPGFFRTVKNYTQLALWLPFFLLPYLRWNGKQAILFDIQNRQFHFFNLTVLPQDIWMLSLLLLVLAMTLFAVTSVASRVWCGYFCFQTAWTDWFTWIEDKIEGNPTARRKLEEAPWDFDKIKKKVSKHFIWMVIALFTGISFSVWFVDAYDYWRDLVHLQLPTVGWVVITMFFLGTYILAGLLREQTCFWLCPYARIQGVMSDAQTILPTYDFNRGEPRGKLRRGGEVVAQQGDCIDCFQCVQVCPTGVDIREGQQLGCITCGLCIDACDSIMDKIGKPHGLIRYASLDELEGKPAKKMYQHPRTLVYIGIILIALAGIVYGLTHLGAMTLKVIPERQPLFVTLSDGSIQNKYEFKVLNKTDKDVFVTVAAEGGIKGQVVIGADKPLLTHHGRGTSFTIFVKAPGENIKKEVTPLEFRVQSVDDPTIAAEYSTKFNGPKR from the coding sequence GTGGATAAGGAAGTCGAACAGAAAGAAGTAGGCACAGTCACCAGCATTTATCAGGAATTCGAACACTGGGATGTAAACAAAGGCGATAAGACCATCCATGCCAAGCGCATGCCGGGCTTCTTCCGCACAGTAAAGAATTACACGCAATTGGCACTGTGGCTGCCGTTTTTCCTGCTGCCCTACCTGCGCTGGAACGGTAAGCAGGCGATCCTGTTCGATATCCAGAATCGCCAGTTCCATTTTTTCAATCTGACAGTGTTGCCGCAGGACATCTGGATGCTGTCGTTGCTCCTGCTGGTGTTGGCAATGACTCTGTTTGCGGTCACTTCGGTCGCATCGCGCGTTTGGTGCGGCTATTTCTGTTTCCAGACGGCCTGGACCGACTGGTTCACCTGGATCGAGGACAAGATCGAGGGAAATCCGACGGCCAGGCGCAAGTTGGAAGAGGCCCCTTGGGATTTTGACAAGATCAAGAAGAAGGTCTCCAAGCATTTCATCTGGATGGTGATCGCCCTGTTCACCGGCATCAGTTTCTCCGTCTGGTTCGTTGACGCCTACGATTACTGGCGCGACTTGGTACATCTCCAGTTGCCGACTGTCGGCTGGGTGGTGATTACCATGTTCTTCCTGGGTACCTACATCCTTGCCGGTCTGCTGCGTGAGCAAACCTGTTTCTGGCTGTGTCCCTATGCACGCATTCAGGGCGTGATGTCCGACGCGCAGACCATCCTGCCGACCTACGATTTCAATCGAGGCGAGCCTCGCGGCAAGTTGCGCCGCGGCGGAGAAGTCGTGGCGCAACAGGGCGACTGTATCGACTGCTTCCAGTGCGTGCAGGTTTGCCCTACTGGCGTGGACATTCGCGAAGGCCAGCAACTGGGCTGTATCACTTGCGGTCTGTGCATCGACGCCTGCGATTCCATCATGGATAAGATCGGCAAGCCGCATGGTCTGATCCGTTACGCGTCACTGGACGAGTTGGAGGGCAAGCCGGCAAAGAAGATGTACCAGCATCCCCGCACACTTGTGTATATCGGTATCATCCTTATCGCGCTGGCCGGCATCGTTTACGGTCTGACGCACCTCGGGGCGATGACCTTGAAGGTGATTCCGGAACGCCAGCCGCTGTTCGTGACCCTGAGCGACGGCTCGATCCAGAACAAGTACGAATTCAAGGTGCTCAACAAGACCGACAAGGATGTCTTTGTGACGGTCGCGGCTGAAGGCGGCATCAAAGGACAGGTGGTCATCGGGGCCGATAAGCCGTTGCTGACCCATCATGGCCGCGGAACCTCGTTCACCATCTTCGTCAAGGCACCCGGCGAGAACATCAAGAAGGAAGTGACGCCGCTTGAGTTCCGTGTGCAGTCCGTCGATGATCCGACGATCGCGGCCGAGTATTCGACGAAATTCAATGGCCCCAAGCGTTGA
- the ccoS gene encoding cbb3-type cytochrome oxidase assembly protein CcoS, protein MNVIYSLIPGMMFFGVLLVVVLIIAVKKGQYEDMEGSGNRILLDDDEDMMPHPTSRQGAGKKATD, encoded by the coding sequence ATGAATGTGATCTACAGTTTGATTCCCGGCATGATGTTCTTCGGCGTCCTGCTCGTCGTGGTGCTGATCATCGCGGTGAAGAAGGGCCAGTACGAGGATATGGAAGGTAGTGGGAACCGTATCCTGCTGGATGACGACGAGGACATGATGCCGCACCCTACCAGCCGGCAGGGTGCGGGCAAAAAGGCTACTGACTGA
- the hemN gene encoding oxygen-independent coproporphyrinogen III oxidase: protein MDKEVNQLVVDLELIRRLDKNGPRYTSYPTADRFVEAFNAESYRQWVAKREIGGIARPLSLYIHIPFCNTLCFYCACNKVITKDRSKSAEYVQYLLKEMAMQAELLGPGQVVEQLHFGGGTPTFLSDDEIREVMAAIRKHFKLVEDGEYSIEIDPRKVSDETIALLGQTGFNRISIGVQDFDEEVQKAVNRIQSEEETLRIIHAARANGFKSVSIDLIYGLPKQTLEGFGKTLDKVIAANPDRLSIYNYAHMPTIFKPQRRINDADMPTGQLKLDILSMAVNKLTAAGYVYIGMDHFAKPEDELAVAQRQGRLHRNFQGYSTHSDCDLVALGVSAIGKIGPTYSQNYRELEDYYDALDRNELPIMRGLELNADDLVRRAIIQALMCHFEISKESFNIAYLIDFDQYFATEMGELREYEREGLLEISPQWISVTPKGRMLIRNICMVFDKYLRTRTEHARYSKVI, encoded by the coding sequence ATGGATAAGGAAGTCAATCAACTGGTGGTGGATCTGGAGCTGATACGCAGGCTGGACAAGAACGGCCCGCGTTATACCTCCTACCCCACGGCAGACCGCTTCGTCGAGGCGTTCAATGCCGAAAGCTACCGCCAGTGGGTGGCCAAGCGCGAGATCGGCGGCATCGCCCGTCCGCTGTCGCTGTATATCCACATCCCGTTCTGCAACACGCTGTGCTTCTATTGCGCCTGCAACAAGGTCATCACCAAGGACCGCAGCAAATCCGCCGAATACGTGCAATACCTGCTCAAGGAAATGGCGATGCAGGCCGAACTGCTGGGCCCCGGCCAGGTCGTCGAGCAGCTGCACTTCGGCGGCGGCACGCCGACTTTCCTCAGCGATGACGAGATTCGCGAGGTGATGGCAGCGATCCGCAAGCACTTCAAGCTGGTGGAGGATGGCGAATATTCCATCGAGATCGACCCGCGCAAGGTCAGCGACGAGACCATCGCGCTGCTCGGACAGACGGGATTCAACCGTATCAGCATCGGCGTGCAAGACTTCGACGAAGAGGTGCAAAAAGCGGTGAACCGTATCCAGAGCGAGGAAGAGACGCTGCGCATCATCCATGCGGCGCGCGCAAACGGCTTCAAGTCGGTCAGCATCGACCTGATCTACGGCCTGCCCAAGCAGACGCTGGAAGGTTTCGGCAAGACCCTGGACAAGGTGATCGCTGCCAACCCGGATCGCCTGTCGATCTATAACTATGCGCATATGCCGACCATCTTCAAGCCGCAGCGCCGCATCAACGATGCGGACATGCCCACCGGGCAGCTGAAACTGGACATCCTCAGCATGGCCGTGAACAAGCTGACTGCTGCCGGATATGTCTACATCGGCATGGACCACTTCGCCAAACCGGAAGACGAGCTGGCCGTGGCGCAGCGCCAGGGGCGGTTGCACCGCAACTTCCAGGGATATTCCACCCACTCAGATTGCGACTTGGTGGCCCTGGGCGTCAGTGCCATCGGCAAGATCGGCCCGACCTACAGCCAGAACTACCGCGAGCTGGAAGACTACTACGACGCGCTCGATCGTAACGAATTGCCCATCATGCGCGGGCTGGAGTTGAACGCCGACGACCTGGTGCGTCGCGCCATCATCCAGGCGCTGATGTGCCACTTCGAGATTTCCAAGGAATCGTTCAACATCGCCTACCTGATCGACTTCGACCAGTACTTCGCCACTGAAATGGGCGAGTTGCGCGAGTACGAGCGCGAAGGCCTGCTGGAGATCTCGCCGCAATGGATCAGCGTCACCCCCAAGGGCCGCATGCTGATCCGCAACATCTGCATGGTGTTCGACAAGTACCTGCGGACGCGCACTGAGCACGCCCGCTACTCCAAGGTAATCTGA
- the ccoO gene encoding cytochrome-c oxidase, cbb3-type subunit II, with the protein MSDHDKIYSTKFQDKIERNTLLMFVMTAFAVAIGGIVEIVPLFYLPNTAMSGGDGTFNGTAHKDQNGNVIPMDKIVWNPATSAHKTLEDWQPGDGVRPYKPLELAGRYVYIREGCFLCHSQMIRPFRDEKDRYGHYSIAEESMYDHTYQWGSKRTGPDLARVGGKYSDEWHRRHLKYPRQVVPESVMPNYFWLESNPVNVAETVQTMKVMTMMPFNPIPKTIYSDAYIDGASAQLEGKTEMDALIAYLQSMGNHVKFEEGVNYRD; encoded by the coding sequence ATGTCTGATCACGACAAAATCTATTCGACCAAATTTCAGGACAAGATCGAGCGCAACACACTCCTGATGTTTGTAATGACCGCTTTCGCCGTGGCGATCGGCGGTATCGTGGAAATCGTTCCGTTGTTCTACCTGCCCAATACCGCGATGAGCGGTGGTGACGGCACGTTCAACGGCACGGCCCACAAGGACCAGAACGGCAACGTCATTCCGATGGACAAGATCGTCTGGAATCCGGCTACTTCGGCGCACAAGACGCTGGAAGACTGGCAGCCTGGCGACGGCGTTCGTCCTTACAAGCCGCTGGAACTGGCTGGTCGTTACGTTTACATCCGCGAAGGCTGCTTCCTGTGCCACTCGCAGATGATTCGTCCGTTCCGTGACGAGAAGGATCGTTACGGTCATTACTCGATCGCCGAAGAGTCCATGTACGATCACACTTATCAGTGGGGTTCCAAGCGTACAGGTCCGGATCTGGCCCGCGTCGGCGGCAAGTACTCGGATGAGTGGCATCGCCGCCACCTGAAGTATCCGCGTCAAGTGGTGCCCGAGTCCGTCATGCCGAACTACTTCTGGCTGGAAAGCAATCCTGTGAATGTCGCGGAAACGGTGCAAACCATGAAGGTCATGACCATGATGCCGTTCAACCCGATTCCCAAGACCATCTACTCGGATGCCTACATCGACGGCGCGTCGGCGCAGTTGGAAGGCAAGACCGAAATGGATGCGTTGATTGCCTACTTGCAAAGCATGGGTAATCACGTCAAGTTTGAAGAGGGTGTGAATTACCGTGACTAA
- a CDS encoding cbb3-type cytochrome c oxidase subunit 3, whose product MTTNDWLGVFFALVSAIGMVAIYFMVFRPANKESFESQGVIALDDEDPINMGEKR is encoded by the coding sequence ATGACCACGAACGATTGGCTGGGGGTGTTCTTCGCCCTGGTTTCGGCAATCGGCATGGTGGCGATCTATTTCATGGTATTCCGGCCAGCCAACAAGGAATCGTTCGAGTCCCAGGGCGTTATCGCCCTGGATGACGAAGACCCTATCAATATGGGAGAAAAAAGATGA
- the fnr gene encoding fumarate/nitrate reduction transcriptional regulator Fnr — MKQPGYLDVQRPVSPSRLKIACSNCNLRELCLPVGLSEGEMQQLDEISHLKRGYARGDYLYRSGDKFQSLYAIHSGSFKTQVLHEDGREQVTGFQMVGEIIGLDAISTEHHTCDAVALEDSEVCELPFDKLEALSREIPSLQRHLHKIMSREIVRDQGIMLLLGSMRAEERLAAFLLNLSQRFAARGLSPTQFQLRMSRREIGSYLGLKLETISRAFSHFQEDGLISVKVRSVEILDLPRLHSFVGK, encoded by the coding sequence ATGAAACAACCCGGATACCTCGACGTGCAACGACCCGTTTCACCCTCACGCCTCAAAATCGCCTGTTCCAACTGCAACCTGCGAGAGCTTTGCCTGCCCGTCGGCCTGAGCGAGGGCGAAATGCAGCAGCTGGACGAGATCAGCCATCTCAAGCGCGGCTATGCTCGCGGCGACTACCTTTACCGCAGCGGAGACAAATTCCAGTCGCTGTACGCCATCCACAGCGGCTCTTTCAAAACCCAGGTGCTGCACGAGGATGGCCGCGAGCAGGTGACCGGCTTCCAGATGGTCGGCGAGATCATTGGCCTGGATGCGATCAGCACAGAACACCACACTTGCGACGCGGTCGCGCTGGAAGACAGCGAGGTCTGCGAGCTGCCGTTCGACAAGCTGGAGGCTCTGAGCCGCGAGATACCCAGCCTGCAGCGCCACCTGCACAAGATCATGAGCCGCGAGATCGTGCGCGACCAGGGCATCATGCTGCTGCTCGGCTCTATGCGCGCCGAGGAACGGCTGGCCGCCTTCCTGCTCAACCTGTCGCAGCGCTTTGCAGCACGCGGCCTGTCCCCGACCCAGTTCCAACTGCGTATGTCGCGCCGCGAGATCGGCAGCTATCTGGGCCTGAAGCTGGAAACCATCAGCCGGGCATTCTCCCATTTCCAGGAGGACGGGCTGATCAGCGTCAAGGTCCGCTCGGTGGAGATACTCGACCTGCCGCGCCTGCACAGTTTCGTCGGCAAATGA
- a CDS encoding FixH family protein produces MISQSNKAGLRNPWLIGMLGLIVVVLGVNITFIWYSANSSRSSLVDQDYKTKDRKANEELLKELREQQSLAWQTSIKKPASLVVGAPTTYEISVVDRDGKPVSGTMTVDAYRASDASKDFTTEFKEVSPGNYQGAINFPLKGYWELRIHVKRGEDDFGVNTDRFMVAETAQ; encoded by the coding sequence ATGATTTCACAGAGCAACAAGGCCGGCCTGCGCAACCCCTGGTTGATCGGCATGCTGGGGCTGATCGTGGTGGTATTGGGCGTGAATATCACATTCATCTGGTATTCCGCGAACAGCAGCCGTTCTTCGCTCGTCGACCAGGATTACAAGACCAAGGACCGCAAGGCGAACGAAGAGTTGTTGAAGGAACTGCGAGAGCAGCAATCGCTGGCTTGGCAGACCTCCATCAAGAAGCCTGCATCACTTGTCGTGGGTGCGCCTACTACATACGAGATCAGTGTAGTGGATCGCGATGGCAAACCGGTAAGCGGCACGATGACAGTCGATGCTTACCGTGCATCGGATGCCAGCAAGGATTTCACCACCGAGTTCAAGGAAGTGTCTCCGGGCAACTATCAGGGAGCCATCAATTTTCCGTTGAAGGGTTACTGGGAGTTGCGCATCCACGTCAAACGGGGTGAGGACGATTTCGGGGTGAACACCGACAGGTTCATGGTCGCCGAAACCGCGCAGTAG
- a CDS encoding heavy metal translocating P-type ATPase — protein MTQYSESVAGVCYHCGLPIAPETDYRSVLGGAERRFCCFGCQSVSGAIHDAGLEGYYQRTPEGALLAPPPEPSKDVEIYDFDEVQQEFTTCSGDVRDIHLLVEGIHCAACVWLIERGLQRIPGVLSANVNLAAKRLHLRWDNSRSKLSDLIRALARIGYAAVPYDPESAEGVIKKTNRAMLFRLFFAGFAMMNMMWISIALYSGANQDEFREFFHWMGLVLATPTLLYSGYPFYRGAIGGLRGGRLTMDMPIAIGLSVTYLYSLYVTVTGSKTGEVYFDTVTNLTFVILIGRYLEGMFRHQAVSATKRLMELQPRVAIVMRDGQEQMMPIRGVKLGDHVLIKPGHKVPVDGVVLEGHSAVDESMLSGESVPVSKAAGAQVSAGTVNATGALLVEVRSLLQDTTLSKIIRLVEEAQSSKAPIQRLADTIVPWFVLVTLICATLTFFIWNQQDFEVALMAATSVLIITCPCALGMATPMSIAVASGLGAKHGILVKNGLVLETLSKVTHFVFDKTGTLTEGKMSVAQLHVAAGSDEQEVLRHAAAVERYSEHSVAKAIVAEAEARQSGYRDIAVDGFHATAGLGVEANVAGQRVLLGSAEWLTRCGIALDAVLQAQAHELEAQAMSCVHVAQEGKHVAILALADKLRGDALQLVNELRAEGIAMTLLSGDRRPVAEAIARQLGGMEVIAEVLPQDKDQVIQKLQQGGAVVAMVGDGINDAPALIRADVGIALGSGTDVSVESADIVLMHNELDKVRQATQLSRRTLRTIKQNIGLSFVYNAIMVPLAMMAKVSPLVAAITMPISSLVVIGNAARIRTLFKNQ, from the coding sequence ATGACGCAGTACAGCGAGTCCGTCGCCGGCGTTTGTTACCATTGCGGCTTGCCGATCGCCCCGGAGACCGACTACCGTTCGGTGCTGGGCGGGGCGGAGCGGCGTTTCTGTTGCTTCGGCTGCCAGTCGGTATCTGGTGCCATCCACGACGCCGGACTGGAAGGCTACTACCAGCGTACCCCGGAGGGGGCGCTGCTCGCTCCGCCGCCGGAGCCGTCGAAGGATGTCGAAATCTACGACTTCGACGAGGTGCAGCAGGAATTCACCACCTGTTCCGGCGATGTGCGCGACATCCACCTGCTGGTCGAGGGCATCCACTGCGCCGCTTGTGTATGGCTGATCGAGCGCGGCCTGCAGCGCATCCCCGGCGTGCTGTCTGCCAACGTCAACCTCGCCGCCAAGCGCCTGCACCTGCGCTGGGACAACAGCCGCAGCAAACTTTCCGACCTGATCCGTGCGCTCGCCAGGATTGGCTACGCCGCCGTTCCTTACGATCCGGAGAGTGCGGAAGGAGTGATCAAGAAGACCAACCGGGCCATGTTGTTCCGCCTGTTCTTCGCCGGCTTCGCCATGATGAACATGATGTGGATCTCCATCGCGCTATACAGCGGCGCGAACCAGGACGAGTTCCGCGAGTTCTTCCACTGGATGGGGCTGGTGCTGGCCACACCGACGCTGCTGTATTCGGGCTATCCCTTCTATCGCGGCGCGATCGGCGGGTTGCGCGGCGGGCGCCTGACCATGGATATGCCCATCGCCATCGGTCTCTCGGTTACCTACCTGTATTCCCTATATGTCACGGTCACCGGCAGCAAGACCGGGGAAGTGTATTTCGACACGGTTACCAACCTGACCTTTGTGATCCTGATCGGCCGCTATCTGGAGGGTATGTTCCGCCACCAGGCCGTGTCGGCCACCAAGCGGCTGATGGAGCTGCAGCCGCGAGTTGCCATCGTGATGCGCGACGGGCAGGAGCAGATGATGCCGATACGGGGCGTTAAGCTGGGCGACCATGTCCTGATCAAGCCCGGACACAAGGTGCCGGTGGATGGTGTGGTGCTTGAAGGTCACAGCGCGGTGGACGAATCCATGCTGAGCGGCGAGTCGGTGCCCGTAAGCAAGGCGGCCGGGGCGCAAGTCTCCGCTGGCACGGTGAATGCCACCGGCGCCCTGCTGGTCGAGGTGCGCTCGCTGTTGCAGGACACCACCCTGTCCAAGATCATCCGCCTGGTGGAAGAGGCTCAGTCCTCCAAGGCTCCGATCCAGCGGCTGGCCGATACTATCGTGCCCTGGTTCGTGCTGGTCACGCTGATCTGCGCGACGCTGACCTTCTTCATCTGGAATCAACAGGATTTCGAGGTCGCCCTGATGGCGGCGACCTCGGTGCTCATCATCACATGCCCGTGCGCGCTAGGCATGGCGACGCCGATGTCCATCGCGGTGGCCTCCGGACTGGGGGCGAAACACGGCATCCTGGTCAAGAACGGACTGGTGCTGGAGACCCTGTCCAAGGTGACACACTTCGTGTTCGACAAGACCGGCACGTTGACCGAAGGCAAGATGAGCGTTGCGCAGCTGCACGTCGCAGCCGGGAGCGATGAGCAGGAGGTGTTGCGCCATGCGGCGGCAGTGGAGCGATACAGCGAACACAGCGTGGCCAAGGCCATCGTCGCCGAGGCGGAAGCGCGGCAATCGGGTTATCGCGACATCGCGGTGGACGGTTTCCATGCGACGGCAGGCTTGGGGGTGGAGGCGAATGTCGCCGGGCAGAGGGTGCTGCTGGGCAGCGCGGAATGGCTGACCCGGTGCGGCATCGCTCTGGATGCGGTATTGCAGGCGCAGGCGCATGAGCTGGAGGCACAGGCGATGAGCTGTGTGCATGTCGCGCAAGAGGGGAAACATGTCGCGATCCTCGCTCTGGCCGACAAGCTGCGCGGCGATGCGCTGCAACTGGTGAACGAGTTGCGCGCGGAGGGTATCGCGATGACGCTGCTTTCCGGCGACCGCAGGCCGGTCGCCGAGGCCATCGCGCGGCAACTGGGCGGCATGGAAGTGATCGCCGAAGTGCTGCCGCAGGACAAGGATCAGGTGATCCAGAAATTGCAGCAGGGCGGTGCGGTGGTGGCGATGGTGGGAGATGGCATCAACGACGCGCCGGCACTGATCCGCGCCGACGTTGGCATCGCGCTGGGATCGGGCACGGACGTTTCGGTTGAGAGCGCCGACATCGTGCTGATGCACAACGAGCTGGATAAGGTGCGTCAGGCGACACAGCTGTCGCGCCGCACCTTGCGTACCATCAAGCAGAATATCGGACTGTCTTTCGTGTATAACGCCATTATGGTGCCGCTGGCGATGATGGCCAAGGTCAGCCCGCTGGTGGCGGCGATCACCATGCCGATCAGTTCGCTGGTGGTGATAGGCAATGCGGCGCGGATACGCACGCTGTTCAAGAACCAATAG
- the ccoP gene encoding cytochrome-c oxidase, cbb3-type subunit III, with translation MSEKHDVGGVTTTGHVWDDDLGDLTNQPPKWWMLGLTASAIWCVVYFLYYPSIPVSNANSFFKGIGGWTAITEMEADKSVVDNVRKQYEDKLKGMTPAAILADSQLTEYVTRSGKVLFGDNCAACHGQNGVGTTDKQGLFAPILNDDDWLYGGKIDDIYASITGGRQGMMPAHKDILSAAEIDTLANAVAGGNPTSTPLFAEKGCTACHGPDGKGVQPMGSANLTDKIWRFDGSVEGIKYTIANGVNAGTPETRVAVMPSFQSAGKLSDAEMKKLAVYVYKFGGGQAEAPAPAAPAAEAAASAVEAAAPAAQ, from the coding sequence ATGAGTGAAAAACACGATGTAGGTGGCGTGACAACGACAGGCCACGTGTGGGACGACGATCTGGGGGATTTGACCAATCAGCCACCCAAGTGGTGGATGCTGGGTCTGACCGCCAGTGCAATCTGGTGTGTGGTGTACTTCCTGTACTACCCGTCGATTCCTGTTTCCAACGCAAACAGCTTCTTCAAGGGGATCGGCGGCTGGACAGCGATCACCGAGATGGAAGCCGACAAGAGCGTGGTGGACAATGTCCGTAAGCAATATGAAGACAAGCTTAAGGGCATGACTCCGGCTGCGATCCTGGCGGATAGCCAGTTGACCGAGTACGTTACCCGTTCCGGCAAGGTGCTGTTCGGTGACAACTGTGCTGCCTGTCACGGCCAGAACGGCGTGGGCACGACCGACAAGCAAGGTCTGTTCGCTCCGATCCTGAACGACGACGACTGGCTGTACGGCGGTAAGATCGACGACATCTACGCATCCATCACTGGCGGTCGCCAGGGCATGATGCCTGCGCACAAGGATATCTTGTCCGCTGCCGAGATCGACACGCTGGCCAATGCTGTTGCCGGTGGCAACCCGACCTCCACACCGCTGTTCGCGGAAAAAGGTTGTACTGCTTGTCACGGTCCTGATGGCAAGGGTGTGCAGCCCATGGGTTCTGCTAACCTGACCGACAAGATCTGGCGTTTTGACGGCTCCGTCGAAGGTATCAAGTACACCATCGCCAACGGTGTGAACGCCGGTACTCCGGAAACACGCGTTGCGGTGATGCCTTCCTTCCAGTCCGCCGGCAAGCTGAGCGATGCTGAAATGAAGAAGCTGGCTGTCTATGTGTACAAGTTTGGCGGTGGCCAGGCTGAAGCACCGGCACCGGCCGCACCTGCTGCAGAAGCAGCCGCCTCCGCAGTTGAGGCTGCCGCACCTGCCGCACAGTAA